A window of the Salvelinus sp. IW2-2015 linkage group LG3, ASM291031v2, whole genome shotgun sequence genome harbors these coding sequences:
- the LOC111955065 gene encoding equilibrative nucleoside transporter 2, which yields MKGRTDAPRDRGWLVGIIFFILGLGTLLPWNFFMTASMYFNSRLNKTEWSNGTMVSHKEYYFNNWMTLLSQLPLLLCTLLNSFFYQRISEMVRIAGSLVFIFILFILTAILVKIPMEEDRFFSVTMATIWFINSFGAVLQGSLFGLVGLLPQRYSAVFMSGQGLAGTFAALAMLVSIASDTDSETAALGYFITPCVGTLITLLSYLLLPRLEFAQFYLDKRRSYEVETADELLKVTESGTAVNGKLYGSLANGGASGKKVEEEGAGVSPKHAFLTLEQAEVRDRKSTVMEVFKKIWVMAFCVVFVFTVTLAVFPAITVDVKTIYPGKWEPYFISVCCFLIFNVCDWIGRTVTTLVQWPPKESRLFPGLVVSRVVFVPLLMFCNVQSRSYFPVLFSHDAAFAFIMMLFSLSNGYCVCLSMSYAPQLVAPKDAETAGALMTFFLALGLSIGAALSFLLRLLV from the exons tATTTCAACAGCCGCCTTAACAAGACTGAATGGAGCAACGGCACGATGGTCTCCCACAAAGAGTACTACTTCAACAACTGGATGACTCTGCTGTCCCAGCTCCCCCTGCTGCTCTGCACTCTGCTCAACTCCTTCTTCTATCAGCG gATATCGGAGATGGTGCGGATAGCGGGCAGCCTGGTCTTCATCTTCATCCTCTTCATCCTCACTGCCATCCTGGTCAAGATCCCCATGGAGGAGGACCGCTTCTTCTCTGTTACCATGGCTACCATCTGGTTCATCAACT cGTTTGGAGCGGTGTTACAGGGCAGTCTGTTTGGCCTGGTGGGCTTGCTGCCTCAGAGGTACAGCGCTGTGTTTATGAGTGGCCAGGGGCTGGCCGGCACCTTCGCCGCTCTCGCCATGCTGGTYTCCATAGCCA gtgATACGGACTCTGAGACGGCTGCGTTGGGTTACTTCATCACGCCGTGTGTAGGAACCCTGATCACTTTGCTTAGCTACCTCCTACTGCCTCGCCTG GAGTTTGCCCAGTTTTACTTGGACAAGAGAAGGAGTTATGAGGTGGAGACCGCAGATGAGCTGCTGAAAG TGACAGAGAGTGGCACGGCGGTGAACGGCAAGCTGTATGGCTCATTGGCCAATGGAGGTGCCAGTGGCAagaaggtggaggaagagggggcTGGGGTCAGTCCCAAGCACGCCTTCTTAACCCTTGAGCAGGCTGAGGTCAGGGACAGGAAGTCCACTGTCATGGAGGTGTTTAAAAAG atatggGTGATGGCTTTCTGTGTGGTTTTTGTCTTTACTGTCACTCTCGCTGTGTTCCCTGCCATCACTGTGGATGTCAAGACCATATATCCTGGGAAATGGG AACCTTATTTCATCTCTGTGTGCTGCTTCCTCATTTTCAACGTGTGTGATTGGATCGGCAGAACCGTCACCACCCTGGTCCAGTGG CCCCCCAAGGAGAGTCGTCTGTTCCCGGGGCTGGTCGTCTCCAGGGTGGTGTTTGTTCCTCTGCTGATGTTCTGTAACGTCCAGAGCCGTTCCTACTTCCCCGTCCTCTTCTCCCACGACGCTGCCTTCGCCTTCATCATGATGCTGTTCTCCCTCTCCAACGGCTACTGCGTCTGCCTCTCCATGTCCTACGCCCCACA GTTGGTGGCTCCTAAAGATGCAGAGACAGCCGGGGCCCTGATGACTTTCTTCCTGGCCCTGGGCCTCTCCATCGGGGCCGCCCTGTCCTTCCTGCTGCGACTACTggtctag